The sequence GAACTTCCCAATTTCCAGACACAAGGAAGTGGGGATCCAGGATATTGTACTGCTGGTGGAAGGATTCTTCCACATCAACATTTGTGGGTGTCCTTGCAACAAACTTCCTtgtacaatggggccttgacttacgagtttaattcgttccgagaccgagctcgttaactcaaattactctatcaactcaatgcaaaaaatcgtccgagagacagctggtatctcaaaaaactcgttagtcgggacactcgtaagtcaaggccctactgtaaTTAAACTGCCAGATGATTATGAATGATCTGTGTTTCCAAGTCATGTAATTAATAATTACTGGAGAAGGGCTAAGAACATAGAAGGTCTTTGAACTTCCAGAGCTATTTGCTTATTTATCTGTACCAAACCTCGCCCCCAGGCATGGAGAAAAAAGTGTCCCTCAGTCTGATCCATCAATTAGTCTCTTTCTTAAATTTCCAATCTCTTCTGTCCTGGTTCTTTTCTCTTAATATTTATAAGAACCTTATTCCTACTATCCATCTTCCATTATTACTGGAGTCTCCCTCAGGTCTTGCCATTGGCATAATGAGCACATGTGATGTTTCAAGcacaatgagaataaatgttgACAAAACTTTATCTGATTACCACAGACATTGGAGAGAGGGTTAGTGTTCCTGTCATTCTGGCTTCAGAGCATAACTGCCCATTCCTTTGCAAAGTCTGATTCCTTTTGTGAATGTtcccccacgtcccgcgtggttcagggttcaggatctggaggaggggccacatgcaaatgaaagagaagagacaagaaataatttggaaatattgggggccaggtgggcaagcccaactcaaggggaagcATTTCTACTGGTGCCCAGGCTTCGCCAACATTTTATTCAACTTTGGATACAAATGAAGCCCTTAGGCAGACAGgcgactatcttaaaggtcagtaaatactggaggatttactctgagactatttgatcaggaaataactggagcccccattgtctggactagacaatcggtgcataactctggcccttgccatgggttcaaggttcaccagcgttctgagatccttgtttgcacttctctgctagtgaagacaatgggtgacTTCCTGTACCTTTGAGGCTATTCAAGTGTACCACCCTCTCGTTATTTGTCCTTAGTAACTACCACTCTCCTACATTCCTTTGTCTTCCTGTCCACTCATTGATACTTTTATGTTTATGTGGACACTCCAGTATTTTGGTCTCTTAGTTCTCTGACACAATCTAGCGATTTCCACTTTCTTGGGCATCCACTCCCATAATTATGTCCTGGCCATTGTCTTCACCTCCAACTGCTCTTATCTTCAAAACACTATTACTTGCATCTTATTCACTGACCATATTCCTTTCACTTGATTGAACTATTATTGTTTTTTGAGTCACTGGGGCAGTCAGGTCATTGCTTCTACCTTCTCTTTATTCCTATTGAGCTTAAATTCTAGTGATTCTCTTGGAATAGACTGTGTTTCCTTACCTTTCATCTCTTTTGGATACAtagataaaatgaaacatttgtcTGTCTGCATTGGGTCACACAATGAAATCACTATAAAGCAGAATTATATTATTATAGACCCATAGTTACCAACTTCAAATGGAATCTGAGCCCCTATAATCCCACTGGATTTTTCCAGTCATCTCTCCTGCGTAAAGCTGTCAGCTGAGAAACTCTCACATCTGGTCACCCACCTACATCTGCATCTTTGTCCTCAGAACTGTCTAAACAGGCCCAGCATTCCTCTTAAGGCCAGTGCCTATTCCTGTGCCCTGAATCCTAGTCCTTCCTTCTTTGGGAATGGCTGACTTTTCCCCACTTTACTAAATTCTCATCAGTGTTTAAACATGCTAAACTCTCCCTTGATAGAAAAACAAACCACTCTGTACCTCATTTCCTCTCCAGCTACCAACCTGTTTTTCCACTTTATACTGAAAGCAGTTGAATACTTTGGCTCTCTCCATCCCATTCCTCCACCCAgtctggtgtttgttttttgtcaatcctcatctgaggatatttttccattgagagagtggaaggaagggaggcaaagagagagagaaacatagattggttgcctcctgcacatgccccaaccggggctcaggatcaaacctgcaacccaggaatgtgcccttgactgggaatcgaacccatgacccttcagtgctctatcaactgagtcacactggccagggccacccagTCTGATTTGACTTCTACAACCTTTATTCTATTGAAATAGTTCATACTGAGGTCACACTGGCTCACCACGTGACCTTCACGTTCCTAAACTCAGTGGCTATTTAGCAGTCCTCAGCTTACTTTCCCTTCTCAGTAGCGTATTGACTAGTTTATCATCAACAGTCTTCCCCTAGCATCTGCGATTCCCCTCACATACTTAACTACTACCTCTTTGGCCAAAGCTTCTTAGCCTCCTTTGCAGGCTcaccgccccccacctccccccttcaGCCTTTAAATCTAAAAGTTTCTCTGGGTCCTGTTCTTTCTCAGCCTATTTTTTCTAGGATTGTTTCATCCCCACTCTGAGCTTTGGTTACTGATGACTCCCATATCCCTCCTCTGAGCCACTTGATTGACCTCTCCACTTAGGTTATCTCAAAAacatcctgccctagccggttttgctcagtggatagagtgtcagcttgcagactgaaaggtcacgggttcgattccagtcaagggcacatgcccagttttcaggctcaatccccagtaagtagggggcgtgcgggaggcagccgatcaatgattctctctcatcattgatgtttctatatctctctctccctctcccttcctctctgaaatcaataaaaatatatatagtttttaaaaatcctcagctagccctaaccggtttggctcagtggatggagcgtcggcctgcggcctgaaggtttccaggttcgattccggtcaagggcatgtgcctgggttgtgggcacatccccagtgggaggtgtgcgggaggcagctgatcgatgtttctttctcgtcGACATTTCtgactatccttctccctttctctctgtaaaaaatcaattaaaaaaaaaatcctcagctcTACATGTTTCCTCATAAACTCTTCTCCAGGAGAGTCCTTCAGTTGCAGAAGCTAGAAACCTCCTTCATCCCTTCATTCAATTGCCAACTCCTATTTCTACATATCCCTAGATTCTGTCCGTTTCTCTGCATCTTCACAGTCTCCCACCAGGATTATTGCAATTGCTGCTGCTCCCTATGTCCGCTTTTGCACCCCTCCAACAGACCAGAAAACACGAAGTGATGCTTAAAACTTGGCAACAGCTTCCCATTCTTAGGATAAGAACTGACATTCTGTACATGACTTACAAGGCCCTGCATGATCTAGCTCCTGCCCACCTCAGCTGTATCTTATCAGTGACTCAAACACTGGACTGTCAGTATTGTTTGTTGAATTGGACTGAAACcacacctctctctcctctctgctctaACCACACTAGCGTTTTGATTCCTCTAACCTGTCATATACTTACATCTCAAGGCCTTTGTAGCTGCTGTTTTCTGGCTTGCAATGCTTTCCCTCCCCCTACTAAATTACTCATTCTTGAGTATTTAATTCAAATACTCTTTCCTCAAAGAACTCTTTCCAGACTGCAGTTCCCATAATTCTTCATGTTTTTGGCATCCACTTCTATCAGTAACTCATGAGGTCAGAGTCCATGTTTGTATTGTTCACCATTGCTTTCTTATCACAGTTCCCAGCACATAATatgtgcttgataaatatttgttggatgaacaTCTTTCATTCTCCTCCCAGCTCAATCTACTAGTCATATAACAAAAGGAAGACTTTTTAttagaggaagagacagaagtgAATCTGAATTTAACCTgctctatttttttctgtagtgCTATCATGTATATAGTttactcattttgtttattatttattacttgtGTCCTCCACCAGAATGTAAGCTTCATAATTCAGTTTTTGTCAATGTTAGCATTTTGTACACTGAGATAACTACCTAAAATAGTGTCCAACATAAttgatgctcagtaaatatttgttggttgaatcaaggaagaaagaatagTTACAGAGCAGAGGTTTAGAGCTTGGCtttagggagggaaagaggatggAATGGATGGAAGCAGATCTAAGTAATTTTTGATATAGTTTTGGGAGATTGAGAGTGCCTTGAAAACAGCATGTGTGATGGTTAGTTTTACATGTCAACTTGACTAAGTTATAGTACCCAGTTATTTCATCAAACACCATTCTAGGTattgctgtgaaggtattttatAGATGTGATTAAAATCTACAAttgattgactttttaaaaaatatattttactgattttttaaagagaggaagggagaaggatagagttagaaacatcgatgaaaggaaaacatcgattggctgcctcctgcacactccctactgggtgtgtgcccgcaaccaaggtacatgcccttgaccagaatcgaacccgggacccctgagtccgcaggccgacactctgtccactgagccaaaccggctagggcagaattGATTGACTTTAAGTAAAAGAAATTACCCTTAATAATGTGGGTGGGCTTCACCCAATCAGTTGGAGGCCTTAAAAGTAAAAACTGAGATTTCCCTGagaagaaattctgcctcaaGATTGAGGCATTAACTCCTACTTGAGTGTCTAGCATTCTGACCTACCCTACAGAATTTGGACTTGCCAGCCCCACACAATCAtttgagccaattccttaaaataaatctctgtaTACCtgtatcctattggttctgtttctttggagaacCCTGATTGATATAGCAtatgttcttcttcttcttctttttttaatatgagcTGAAGTTATCAGAGAGTAAAATAGTAGAAAATGGAAGATGAGAGAGTGCAGGAGGTTAGGAAGTTTGAAATAGTCTTTGCACAGAATGAAAGAGTGAACTGACAAAAGAAACAATTAGAATTTTAGGTGGTATTGAGGGCTCAGTAGAGGTTACTGAACAGAATTCCCTTCTGTCCTTGTCTATCTGGAAAAccagtgtgtttgtttgtttgtttgttttttgttttgttttttataatcctcattagaggatattttttccattgatttttagagagagtggaaaagagggggcaagacagagagaaaaagcaattggttgcatgttttacttttttcctcaCAAGAACATAAAAATTATGAAGGGGGAACTtaacaggaaatttaaaaaatgtaacaatttttccttttagtaGTCCTTGGGTAGTTATGACAGAATAGGTTCcactttctgtttgtttctttgaaCAGGGATTTAGGtccaaagttttgtttttaatatctgcTTCTGTCTCCCCCTCTATCAGATCGGCTTCCTCCACGGCCACCACCCCTGGGTGCTCTGTGGCTTGAACTGCTGTAGGAATCAGGTGGAGGAGGGTACCCCCTTTCCATAGAAGGGGGAAGCCCTCTTTCTTGTCTGCCAACCCAATCACGACCACTTGAGTAGAGGTCACTTCGACTGCTTGAGTAACTGTCTCGACTTCCACCATATCCATCACGTGAGCTGCTGTAATCATCATAGCGACTGCTTCCACCATAAGATGGCGGGGGCCCTCTTGTAGGTGGAGCACTACGTGAGTTACCATAACTGTCATATGAATCCCTGTAGGAACCACCACTTGGATGATCTGAATAGTCATGATCACAACCATAGCCATCTCTATCACTATAGCCTCTTGATGGATAGTCATCACGTGAACTGGAATGACCATAATCACAATAAGTATAATCTCTTGGTGGTGAAGCATAATCTCTTGTATCACGGGAGCTTGGGTAATCTCTACTTGAGTAGCTGTCTTTAGTAGAATATCCATCATCTCTTGGGGACAAATAAACATCTCTACAGGAAGGCAGGGGTTCCCTTCGACGTGGGCCTCCATAACTATCTCTTCCTCGAGATGCAGGAGCTCTTCCTCCCATTCCACTGCTGCTGCGAACTGGTCCTGAAGGAGCAGATCTTTTAGCAGGAGGACCCACACTTCTCCGTGGTGGTCCTCTTTTTACTGGAAGTGGTCCCCTGGAAGAACTCATGTTAAAATTCATGGAATAGCCACCATCATCCATATGCTGTCCACGTGAGGGAGGTCCCCTGattcctccacttcctcctcttctgcctcTAAGACCCCTTGGAGGGCCTCGGCTTCTTGGAGATGGAGGT is a genomic window of Myotis daubentonii chromosome 9, mMyoDau2.1, whole genome shotgun sequence containing:
- the LOC132240912 gene encoding RNA-binding motif protein, X chromosome-like yields the protein MVEADRPEKLFIGGLNTETNEKTLEAVFGKYGRIVEVLLMKDRETNKSRGFAFVTFESAADAKDAARNMNGKSLDGKAIKVEQATKPSFETGRRGPPPSPRSRGPPRGLRGRRGGSGGIRGPPSRGQHMDDGGYSMNFNMSSSRGPLPVKRGPPRRSVGPPAKRSAPSGPVRSSSGMGGRAPASRGRDSYGGPRRREPLPSCRDVYLSPRDDGYSTKDSYSSRDYPSSRDTRDYASPPRDYTYCDYGHSSSRDDYPSRGYSDRDGYGCDHDYSDHPSGGSYRDSYDSYGNSRSAPPTRGPPPSYGGSSRYDDYSSSRDGYGGSRDSYSSSRSDLYSSGRDWVGRQERGLPPSMERGYPPPPDSYSSSSHRAPRGGGRGGSRSDRGGDRSRY